In a single window of the Drosophila albomicans strain 15112-1751.03 chromosome 3, ASM965048v2, whole genome shotgun sequence genome:
- the LOC117567497 gene encoding glutathione S-transferase 1-like, with protein MGKLILYGFDPSIPVRPVKLTLAALQLPYEFVEVNVFSQQQMSEEYLKKNPQHTIPMLEDDGACIWDSHAIMCYLVSKYGKDDSLYPKDLLKRAIVNQRLYFESGVVFADAIRRTNMMAFCGTPVSKDRIDAIVEVYNLMEAFLKDHDYIAGDTLTIADFSLISPISSLVGYVKIDAAKFAKLTAWVKRMEKLPYYSENAVGAEIFLTALKNTNFTIEE; from the coding sequence atgggAAAACTTATTTTATACGGTTTCGATCCCAGCATTCCCGTGCGTCCAGTCAAACTAACGCTGGCTGCTCTCCAGCTGCCCTACGAATTTGTGGAGGTGAATGTCTTCAGTCAGCAGCAAATGTCAGAGGAGTATCTCAAGAAGAATCCCCAGCACACAATTCCCATGCTCGAGGATGATGGAGCATGTATCTGGGACTCTCATGCTATCATGTGTTATTTGGTTAGCAAGTACGGTAAGGACGACTCGCTGTATCCCAAGGATCTGCTGAAACGTGCCATTGTCAATCAACGTTTGTACTTTGAATCTGGCGTCGTCTTTGCCGATGCCATACGAAGAACAAATATGATGGCATTTTGTGGAACTCCTGTGAGCAAAGATCGCATTGACGCCATTGTCGAGGTCTACAATCTAATGGAAGCTTTCCTCAAGGATCACGATTACATTGCTGGAGATACTTTAACGATTGCTGACTTTAGTCTTATCTCTCCAATTAGTTCCCTTGTGGGCTATGTTAAAATTGACGCAGCCAAGTTTGCAAAGCTTACAGCTTGGGTTAAGCGTATGGAAAAACTGCCATACTACTCCGAAAACGCGGTTGGAGCTGAAATATTCTTAACtgctttaaaaaatacaaactttACAATTGAAGAATAA
- the LOC117567496 gene encoding glutathione S-transferase 1-like: MGKITLYGIEPSPPVRAVKLTLAALELPYEFVVIDLTVKEQLSEAFVKKNPQHTVPMLEDDDACIWDSHAIITYLSSKYGKDDSLYPRDLLKRAVVDQRLHFESGVVFANALRAITKNLFFFGMKVIPKERIQAIVEVYDFVETFLKDHDYIAGDHLTVADFSLISSVGSLPAFVEIDPIKYVNIITWIKRLEQLPYYSVNDVGNKQFIAAVKGTNFSIEQ, encoded by the coding sequence ATGGGCAAAATTACTCTTTACGGTATCGAACCAAGTCCTCCAGTTCGTGCTGTCAAGTTGACACTCGCTGCTCTGGAACTTCCTTATGAGTTCGTTGTTATTGATCTAACCGTGAAGGAACAACTTTCGGAAGCATTTGTGAAGAAGAATCCCCAACATACGGTTCCAATGTTGGAGGATGACGATGCGTGTATCTGGGATTCACATGCCATCATCACCTATTTGTCTAGCAAGTACGGCAAGGACGACTCGCTGTATCCCAGGGATCTGCTGAAGCGTGCGGTGGTTGATCAACGTCTGCACTTTGAGTCCGGAGTCGTTTTCGCTAATGCTCTGCGGGCCATCACCAAGAATCTGTTCTTTTTTGGCATGAAGGTAATACCCAAGGAACGAATTCAGGCCATTGTTGAGGTCTACGACTTTGTCGAGACTTTCCTCAAAGATCACGATTATATTGCTGGAGATCACCTGACGGTCGCTGACTTCAGTCTTATCTCGTCTGTCGGCTCTCTGCCGGCATTTGTGGAAATTGATCCCATCAAGTATGTGAATATAATAACATGGATCAAGCGTCTGGAGCAGCTGCCTTATTATTCCGTGAATGATGTTGGCAACAAGCAATTTATTGCGGCTGTTAAAGGGACAAATTTCAGTATTGAACAGtga
- the LOC117567491 gene encoding glutathione S-transferase 1-like produces MGKIILYGFDISPPSRAVKLTLAALQLPYEYVIVNTFKKEQNSPEYLKKNPQHTVPTLEDDGRYISDSHAILAYLAKKYGKDSSLYPSDVFQSAIVDQRLHYDSSTLFTSIWFGITKPLVLAGKTQIEKAKIAELVEAYDLLETFLASNNYITGPDLTIADFSIITTISALMILLVPDSSKYPKLNAWLKRIQELPYYQEATGSGADELETVLKSTNFTIES; encoded by the coding sequence ATGGGTAAAATAATTCTTTACGGCTTCGATATCAGTCCTCCAAGTCGGGCTGTCAAACTAACTTTGGCCGCCCTTCAGCTGCCCTACGAATATGTGATTGTGAATACCTTCAAGAAAGAACAAAACTCGCCGGAATACCTGAAGAAGAATCCACAACATACTGTTCCAACGCTGGAAGATGATGGAAGATACATTTCCGACTCGCACGCCATTTTAGCCTATTTAGCAAAGAAATATGGCAAAGACAGCTCGCTTTATCCCTCGGATGTCTTTCAAAGTGCCATCGTGGATCAACGTCTCCACTACGATTCCAGCACGCTCTTCACTAGCATTTGGTTTGGCATCACCAAACCTCTCGTCCTCGCTGGAAAAACCCAGATTGAGAAGGCTAAAATTGCTGAGCTTGTTGAGGCCTACGATTTGTTGGAGACTTTTCTGGCCAGCAACAATTATATAACCGGACCTGATCTAACCATAGCTGACTTTAGCATTATCACCACCATCTCGGCTTTGATGATATTGCTTGTGCCGGATTCTAGCAAGTATCCGAAACTCAACGCCTGGTTAAAGCGCATTCAAGAGTTGCCTTACTACCAAGAAGCCACTGGGTCTGGGGCAGATGAGTTGGAAACGGTGCTTAAATCGACAAACTTTACTATtgaatcttaa
- the LOC117567495 gene encoding glutathione S-transferase 1-like has protein sequence MGKITLYGAEPSPPVRAVKLTLAALDLSYEFVTIDLIVKEQLSESFVKKNPQHTVPMLEDDDAIIWDSHAIITYLVSKYGKDDSLYPKDLLKRAVVDQRLHFESGVVFANVLRAITRNLFFFGVKVIPKDQIQALIEVYDFVETFLKGHDYVAGDQLTVADFSLISTVASLPAYVEIDPVKYVNITAWIKRLEKLPYYSVNDVGNKQFIAAVKGTNFSIEQ, from the coding sequence ATGGGCAAAATTACTCTATACGGTGCCGAACCCAGTCCTCCAGTTCGTGCAGTCAAGTTGACACTGGCAGCTCTGGATCTCTCCTATGAGTTCGTTACTATTGATTTGATCGTCAAGGAACAGCTTTCGGAGTCATTCGTGAAGAAGAATCCCCAGCATACGGTGCCCATGCTGGAGGATGACGATGCGATTATCTGGGATTCTCATGCCATTATCACCTATTTGGTTAGCAAATATGGCAAGGACGATTCACTGTATCCCAAGGATCTGCTAAAGCGCGCTGTTGTTGATCAGCGTCTGCACTTTGAATCTGGCGTCGTGTTTGCTAATGTTTTGCGTGCTATCACTAGAAATCTGTTCTTCTTTGGCGTAAAGGTGATCCCCAAGGATCAAATTCAAGCTCTGATCGAAGTCTACGACTTTGTCGAGACTTTCCTTAAGGGACACGATTATGTTGCTGGGGATCAGTTGACGGTCGCTGACTTCAGTCTTATCTCGACTGTCGCCTCTCTGCCCGCATATGTGGAAATTGATCCCGTCAAGTATGTGAATATAACTGCATGGATCAAGCGTCTGGAGAAGCTGCCTTATTACTCTGTGAATGATGTTGGCAACAAGCAATTTATTGCGGCTGTTAAAGGAACAAATTTTAGCATTGAACAGTga